Proteins found in one Plasmodium gaboni strain SY75 chromosome Unknown, whole genome shotgun sequence genomic segment:
- a CDS encoding hypothetical protein (conserved Plasmodium protein, unknown function), translating to MNMFTARKDFNDYKICMQSHLNKDIAKEKCEHKLNKAINSTSHIISRECLPYTEDLQKCFKHSFRLSFCDKEIMDKLKNCQSDVYNLITS from the exons ATG aatatGTTTACAGCTCGTAAAGATTTTAATGATTACAAAATATGTATGCAATCACATTTGAATAAAGATATAGCTAAGGAGAAATGTGAGCATAAATTGAACAAGGCTATAAATTCAACATCCCACAT aatATCAAGAGAATGTCTTCCCTATACAGAAGACCTACAAAAATGTTTTAAGCATTCATTTCGTTTAAGTTTTTGTGATAAAGAAATTATGGACAAATTGAAAAATTGTCAATCAGACGTATACAATTTAATAACTTCATAA